CTTCTTCTCATCGTTTTCGGATTTTAAGGGTTAAAAATATTAACTTAACCGATGGTCCGAAATCTGGGGAGTATTACGACTAAACCATTTGGTCTAAAGGATGGGGAGTATTACGGAGTGTATTTGCCCATGGCAAGGAAATTCTGTCTTCGCCGGAGGACATGTATTCTTCGAGGATATTCCGGCTTGGCCGCCGGAAATGTGAATAAGGGCTCAACCTATTATACTCGCGCGAAGCGCGAATATCCTTTGCGCCGCAAAATATCCTGGCCCTGAGGGCCAATGCCATTTAGAAGGCAGATCAATACAGTATCAAGACTGAGTAGCTTCCAAGGTCATGACTTAACGTCCAAGGCATCTCTCAATGCATTCCCGACCAGCATGAAACTCAGAACGAGCAAAAGAATCGCGCCCCCCGGAATCACCGCCAAGTAAGCTTTATCAACGATGATATAGCTGTAGTGATCTTTGATCATGCCGCCCCAGGTCGGAATGGGTGGCTGGGCTCCTATTCCCAGGAAACTAAGTCCACTTTCGATCAATATGGCCGAAGCGAAATTAGCCGCTGAGATCACGATCACCGGAGACCAAATATTGGGCAGTACATGAGAAAACAAGGCTCGGAGCGATCTAAATCCTAACGCTTCGGTGGCCTCAACGAATTCCTTTTCCTTTAGAGATAATGCTTGTCCGCGCACCACCCGAGCCACTTCTACCCACATCGTAAGCCCAACGGCTACGAAAACCTGCCAAAATCCCTTACCCAAAGCCAAGGTTATAGCGATCACCAACAGCAAGGTCGGAATACTCCAAACCACGTTTATAAGCCACATAATAGCCGAATCGACTCGCCCTCCGTAAAACCCGGCCAAGGCACCCAAAGTCACACCTACTAAAAGAGAAATAAATACGGATATGAATCCGACCGCTAGGCTGATCCGAGCACCGAGTACCATCCGGCTCAAAAGGTCGCGTCCGAACCGGTCGGTTCCCAGCAAAAAAGTTCGGGAAACGACCCCGTGATCCGATTCCAACTCGGCTTTAAATCCGGGTTTCTGGGCAGCCAACTTCAAGTTCATTTCGTTGGCGTTGGGCGACCGATCAGGAACAAGGGCAGGGCCTGCGATAGCCACGCAAGTGATCAACACAATGAGTGCCGCTCCGAACAATCCGAGTGGATTCTTACGGAAGCGTCGCCAGGCTTTTTGTGTTGGTGAATCAGTTGAGGTCATTTAAGATCATCAAGGCTTCTTCGAGTTCGATGTCCTTGTTCAAGTTCTTTTCGAATCGTCGCGTTTTCTCCACCTGTAAGGTATCGCGTTCGATTTCGGCCATGACCAATTCACTAACGGCGTAATTCGCTTCATACTCGTCAATGGCTTCGAATTTCTCAGAAGTCGCCTCCCACTCGTCGAGTAAGGATCTGTATCGTTCGAGCTGCAGTGGAAACCTCGAGAATGTGTCCTGTTGTTCGAGCCACGAGGCCTCTTCCGAGATCAGTTCGAAGGTCTTGTTCTTTTTGAGGCGCTTCCTTGAATTCTCGCCGAGCTGCTCAAGACGCGCCGTGACCGATCCAACTCGATCATAGGGCGCCGGGGCTATTTCATCCCATTGCAACGGGAACTCGAGCTCCTTTTCACCAAAAGCCAAGAGGTTATAAGTATTCGGCAATACGATATCCGGGGTTACCCCACGGAGCTGGGTGGTGGTTCCATCGATCCGATAAAATTTCTGGATCGTCAATTTAAGCGCACCCAATGGTTTTAATGCGTCGGCATTACCTCGAACCATTTCGTCGAATTCGAACATGTTTTGAACCGTCCCTTTTCCAAAGGTATGGGTAGCTCCAACCACCACAGCGCGCTCGTAATCCTGCAGTGCTCCGGCCAAGATCTCACTGGCGCTGGCGCTAAACGCGTTGACCATCACCACCAATGGACCATCGTATACCGACCCTGAATTTTCATCGTTCAAGACCACAGGTCTCTGTCCTTTGGCCTTCACCTGGACCACCGGCCCCTTATCGATGAATAGTCCGGCGATGTCGATAGCGCCCTGCAAGCTACCTCCACCGTTGTTCCTCAGATCAAAGACCACGCCCCCAACACCTTCTTTCTTGAGTTTTATAAGCTCGTTCTTCACGTCTTCACCACAATTGCGACCGCTACCGTCAAAGCTCAAATAGAACTTGGGAAGGCGGATGTAACCGAACTTTTGACCGTCTTTTTCGATTACCGCCGAACGCGCAAAGATCTCTTCCAAAACGACCACGTCGCGAACGATCGCGATCTCCTTGATCGTTCCATTGAGCTTTCTGATCGTAAGGCGAACTTCTGTCCCCTTTTCTCCGCGAATGAGTTGAACTACGTCCTCAATGCGCATATCAACGACGTCAACAGCCTCTTCATCGGCCTGAGCAACTTTCAATATTTGATCGCCGACCTTGAGCTCACCTTGACGCCAAGATGCACTTCCCGACACGATACGTGTGACCTCCACAATTCCATCCTTGCTCATGAGCTGTGCACCTATACCCTCGAGCTGACCCGACATCTGAATCTCAAATGCGTCTTGATGGTACGGCGGAAAATATTGAGTGTGTGGGTCAAAAACAGCGGTAATGGCATTTATGTATACCGAGTGCCAGTCTTTCCGCTCCATCTCATCCATTCGATCGAACCAGTCTTCGTGACTCTTGAGCACTTTTTCGCGAGCCCGCGACTCAATCTCCTCCAGCGTAAGGCTATCTCTTTTGCGCTCGAGCAAATCGTCCACGCGCAAAAGGGTACGGTACTTCAGGTATTGACGCCAATACTCTCGTAAATCATCGCGTGTCTCGGCGTAGGGCATATCATCGGAATCCGTTTCGATATACTCTTCCACAGAAAAATCGAACGGCTCATTCAGGATATCGCGGTATATATCCTTGGCCTGACCGATCCGCAACATTAGCGTTTCGTAGGTACTGTTGAAAAAATCGGAATTAGCTGAGAGAACAGCATCGTCGAGCTGATTCCCGTAATGCTGCCAACCTTCGACATCAGAGGCCAAAAAGAAACGCTTACCCGGATCAAGCGACTTCAAGTACATATCGAACATCCGTTCGCTGAAATCGTCGTTAAAGGCCTGTGGGGCAAAGTGAGCCTGCTGCAAACCCGAAGCTACCAACTGTACAATAAGCTCTTCCTTTTCAGCTTCGGATGGCCTGTAAAAACTATATACGACCCCTGCGCTGAGCACTAAGGCTCCCAGGGCGATGATCCATTTCTTTTTCATGCTCAAATGTGCCATTTTTCATTGACATAGCGACCCTTTGCGGTATGATCGGGGCTCGCTACCTTTGTTAATCTTAAATTCGTTCTATGTTACAAGGTTTTTCAGAGAACTGGAGTGAAGAATACGCTCCCGACCATTGGACGCGCACCCTACTCGAAAACTACGGTGTCCGCGAGGAGATCATCGCCTACGTTGGACTTGGTATCGATCTGATCTTATTGGTCCTGATGGCCTGGATCGCCGACCGGATCGCTAAGAACGTCATCCTTCGCATCGTCAAATCATACGTAGAACGCTCCAAGAACGAGTGGGACGATCTCCTCCTCAAACGCAAGGTATTCAATAACCTTGCCCATTTAGCTCCTGCGTTCATCGTTTACCAACTTTTTCCACTCCTTTTCAAGGATTTCCCGGAAATGACCGAAACCGTGATGTGGCTCACTGAGATCTACACCGTTATCGTGGTCATGATGGTCGCCAACAGTTTTTTGAACGCCGCACGCGACATTCTGTTCAAAACGGAACGATTCAAGGACAAACCGGTCGGCAGTTACGTTCAACTTGGAAAGATCATCATGTACCTCTTTGGCGGAGTATACTTGATCTCCATGTTGATCGGAATAAACCCACTCACGATACTCGCCGGAATGGGTGCCGCAACCGCCGTACTCTTACTCATCTTCCGAGATATCATTTTGGGCCTCGTTGCTTCGATCACCATATCCGCCAATGACATGGTCCGTATTGGAGAATGGGTCAGCTTCGAAAAATACAGAGCCGACGGCGATGTGACCGAGATCTCGCTGACCACGGTCAAAGTACAAAACTGGGACGCTACCATTACGACCGTCCCTACTTATGCCTTCATGAGCGACGCTTTCAAGAATTGGCGAAACATGCAGTCGATCGGTGCCCGCCGAATCAAACGATCGCTGCACCTCAAAATGAGTACGGTAAAACTGGTTACCCCGGAAATGCTCGAACGCTACAAAAAGATCGAATTGGTACAGAATTTCATCGACGAGCGTCAAAGTGAGATCGAGAAGTTCAACAAGGAACACAACGTCGATAAATCTGTGCAGATCAACGGACGCAACATGACCAATATCGGATTGTTCCGCCGATATGCTCAAGAGTACATCGGGCGCAATCCGAATATTGCCAAGGATCAATCCTTGATGGTAAGGCAGCTCGAGCCAACAGAACTCGGTATTCCGATCGAGATCTATTGCTTCAGCAACGATACGCGCTGGGCGGTATACGAGGGAATTCAGGCCGATATCATGGA
This sequence is a window from Flavobacteriales bacterium. Protein-coding genes within it:
- a CDS encoding ABC transporter permease, whose translation is MTSTDSPTQKAWRRFRKNPLGLFGAALIVLITCVAIAGPALVPDRSPNANEMNLKLAAQKPGFKAELESDHGVVSRTFLLGTDRFGRDLLSRMVLGARISLAVGFISVFISLLVGVTLGALAGFYGGRVDSAIMWLINVVWSIPTLLLVIAITLALGKGFWQVFVAVGLTMWVEVARVVRGQALSLKEKEFVEATEALGFRSLRALFSHVLPNIWSPVIVISAANFASAILIESGLSFLGIGAQPPIPTWGGMIKDHYSYIIVDKAYLAVIPGGAILLLVLSFMLVGNALRDALDVKS
- a CDS encoding carboxy terminal-processing peptidase; protein product: MAHLSMKKKWIIALGALVLSAGVVYSFYRPSEAEKEELIVQLVASGLQQAHFAPQAFNDDFSERMFDMYLKSLDPGKRFFLASDVEGWQHYGNQLDDAVLSANSDFFNSTYETLMLRIGQAKDIYRDILNEPFDFSVEEYIETDSDDMPYAETRDDLREYWRQYLKYRTLLRVDDLLERKRDSLTLEEIESRAREKVLKSHEDWFDRMDEMERKDWHSVYINAITAVFDPHTQYFPPYHQDAFEIQMSGQLEGIGAQLMSKDGIVEVTRIVSGSASWRQGELKVGDQILKVAQADEEAVDVVDMRIEDVVQLIRGEKGTEVRLTIRKLNGTIKEIAIVRDVVVLEEIFARSAVIEKDGQKFGYIRLPKFYLSFDGSGRNCGEDVKNELIKLKKEGVGGVVFDLRNNGGGSLQGAIDIAGLFIDKGPVVQVKAKGQRPVVLNDENSGSVYDGPLVVMVNAFSASASEILAGALQDYERAVVVGATHTFGKGTVQNMFEFDEMVRGNADALKPLGALKLTIQKFYRIDGTTTQLRGVTPDIVLPNTYNLLAFGEKELEFPLQWDEIAPAPYDRVGSVTARLEQLGENSRKRLKKNKTFELISEEASWLEQQDTFSRFPLQLERYRSLLDEWEATSEKFEAIDEYEANYAVSELVMAEIERDTLQVEKTRRFEKNLNKDIELEEALMILNDLN
- a CDS encoding mechanosensitive ion channel; amino-acid sequence: MLQGFSENWSEEYAPDHWTRTLLENYGVREEIIAYVGLGIDLILLVLMAWIADRIAKNVILRIVKSYVERSKNEWDDLLLKRKVFNNLAHLAPAFIVYQLFPLLFKDFPEMTETVMWLTEIYTVIVVMMVANSFLNAARDILFKTERFKDKPVGSYVQLGKIIMYLFGGVYLISMLIGINPLTILAGMGAATAVLLLIFRDIILGLVASITISANDMVRIGEWVSFEKYRADGDVTEISLTTVKVQNWDATITTVPTYAFMSDAFKNWRNMQSIGARRIKRSLHLKMSTVKLVTPEMLERYKKIELVQNFIDERQSEIEKFNKEHNVDKSVQINGRNMTNIGLFRRYAQEYIGRNPNIAKDQSLMVRQLEPTELGIPIEIYCFSNDTRWAVYEGIQADIMDHLMAATQYFDLEVFESPTGDFSKFGQ